The following coding sequences are from one Desulfosalsimonas propionicica window:
- a CDS encoding radical SAM protein: MNLISWLGEYYLPCFPYQSNTVWKIDYFSNPAVMNALGAWSQLYADLYMAPKNRFHSKARELIGSILDNNDKVLHERAQKLNFITGGRISVLPPDTRHVDYEIIPLNIADGCLFHCKFCCVKSEQQFQTRPETDIIEQIRHLKAFYGRNLENYHSLFLGNHDALAADDEIIAFAATKAYEDLDFELYSENPLLFLFGSVDSLIKTKDQLFEEINHLPFYTYINIGLESVDPQTLKLLGKPLSKSRVEEAFKKMLNINTNYENIEITANFVIGEGLSPEHYQSLKDLLGEAPAESCGKGVIYLSPLIDSPKKWELLPLVEEVKNVSRMPVYIYLIQRL, translated from the coding sequence ATGAATCTTATTTCCTGGCTTGGTGAATATTATTTGCCTTGTTTTCCATATCAGAGCAACACTGTCTGGAAAATTGATTATTTTTCAAATCCGGCAGTAATGAATGCACTTGGAGCATGGTCGCAATTATATGCAGATCTGTATATGGCACCCAAAAACAGATTTCATTCCAAAGCCAGGGAGCTGATAGGCAGCATATTGGATAACAATGACAAGGTCTTGCATGAACGTGCCCAAAAACTGAATTTCATCACAGGCGGACGGATTTCGGTACTGCCTCCTGATACTCGGCATGTTGATTACGAAATCATCCCCCTCAATATTGCAGACGGCTGTCTTTTTCATTGTAAATTTTGCTGTGTCAAATCAGAACAGCAATTTCAGACCCGGCCTGAAACGGATATTATCGAACAAATTCGTCATTTGAAGGCATTTTATGGCCGCAATCTTGAAAACTATCATTCCCTGTTCCTTGGAAATCATGATGCACTTGCGGCAGATGACGAAATTATCGCTTTTGCGGCAACCAAAGCCTATGAAGACCTCGATTTTGAATTATATTCTGAGAACCCCCTGCTCTTCTTGTTTGGAAGCGTGGATTCCCTGATTAAAACAAAAGATCAATTGTTTGAAGAGATTAACCATCTCCCGTTTTATACCTATATTAACATTGGTCTCGAATCTGTAGATCCCCAGACTTTGAAATTACTTGGAAAACCATTGAGTAAATCCAGAGTTGAAGAAGCTTTCAAAAAAATGCTGAACATAAATACAAATTATGAAAATATAGAAATTACTGCCAATTTTGTTATTGGAGAAGGATTATCTCCTGAACACTATCAATCTCTTAAAGATTTGCTTGGGGAGGCACCGGCCGAATCTTGCGGTAAGGGAGTTATATACCTCTCTCCGTTAATAGACAGCCCCAAAAAATGGGAATTATTGCCTCTGGTAGAAGAAGTCAAAAATGTAAGCCGTATGCCTGTTTATATATATTTGATTCAAAGGCTCTAA